aaatggTTTGAAGATTATTCTGAAGTTTAACACACTTTATAAACTTCAGAATAATCCTCAAATCGTTACCATTTAAATTTAACAATAATTCCTACCCTCAACTTTCTTTAAAAACCTTTGCAATAATTTGCGAACCACCGTTAGTTAAATTTAACAATAGTTCTAACCCCCAACTTTGTGTTAAACTTTAGAATAATCTTCAACATAATTTAGATTCTGAGCCCCAACTTTGCGTTAATCATTTGATGATTATTATTCTAAAAGTTGGGGATCAGAATTATtgcacaatttaaataataataatcccctctccccctcacaaaaTTGGTGCCCCCTTATCCGCTCCTCTCCTCCTGACAAAATTGGTGCCCCCTTATCCcctactctccccctcacaaaattggtgcccccttctcctctactctccccctcacaaaattggtgcttaatttttttttatttttttttttacaaaattggTGTTTTATTATCctctactctccccctcacaaaaTTGGGTGCCCCCTTATCctctactctccccctcacaaaaTTGGTGCCCCCTTATCCGCTCCTCTCCTCCTGACAAAATTGGTGCCCCCTTATCctctactctccccctcacaaaaTTGGTGCCCCCTTATCCTCTGCTCTCCCCCTCACAAAATTGGTGCCCCCTTATCctctactctccccctcacaaaaTTGGTGCCCCCTTCTCCTCtacttccagaaccaggggtcacagtctaaggataaggggtaagccatttaggactgagataaggagaaacttcttcacccagagagtggtgaacctgtggaattctctaccacaggaagtagttgaggccaattcactaaatatattcaaaagggagttagatgaagtccttactactcggggatcaaggggtatggcgtgaaagcaggaagggggtactgaagtttcatgttcagccatgaactcattgaatggcggtgcaggctagaagggctgaatggcctgctcctgcacctattttctatgtttctatgtttctactctccccctcacaaaaTTGGTGCCCCCTTATCctctactctccccctcacaaaaTTGGTGCCCCCTTATCTtctactctccccctcacaaaaTTGGTGCCCCCTTATCCGCTCCTCTCCTCCTGACAAAATTGGTGCCCCCTTATCCcctactctccccctcacaaaattggtgcccccttctcctctactctccccctcacaaaaTTGGTGCCCCCTTATCctctactctccccctcacaaaaTTGGTGCCCCCTTATCctctactctccccctcacaaaaTTGGTGCCCCCTTATCctctactctccccctcacaaaattggtgcccccttctcctctactctccccctcacaaaaTTGGTGCCCCCTTATCctctactctccccctcacaaaaTTGGTGCCCCGTTATCctctactctccccctcacaaaaTTGGTGCCCCCTTATCCGCTCCTCTCCTCCTGACAAAATTGGTGCCCCCTTATCctctactctccccctcacaaaattggtgcccccttctcctctactctccccctcacaaaaTTGGTGCCCCCTTATCctctactctccccctcacaaaattggtgcccccttctcctctactctccccctcacaaaaTTGGTGCCCCCTTATCctctactctccccctcacaaaaTTGGCACGATTCTAACTGTCTCTTtttttttgccccccccccccgggtccaggAAGCGCTTCGCGTCCGAGGCGAGAGAAAGGGGGCCCCCGAGATGGAGGATCAGCCCCCCGTGCCCGCGTCcagccaggaggaggaggaggaggaggaggaggtggaggagggggggcgggtgcGTCGTCGTCAGCGGCGACGGAGGAGCGCGGCGGCCGGCGGGCGCCGCCACCCGTGCCCCGACTGCGAGAAGGCGGCGGCGGCGGAGGAGACGGTGGCCGCGGCGAAGAAGAAAAGGCCGCGGGGGGCGGGCGGCGGCAGGAAACGCGGGAGAGCGGCGGCGGCGACGGCAATGACGTCGGCGGCGGGCGCACCGGCGCCGAAGAAAAAGAAAGCCTCGTTCGCCTGCCAGGATTGCGGCAAGAGCTTTGGCCGGTCCAGCACGCTGGCGGTTCACCGGCGCATCCACACCGGGGAGAAGCCGTTCGCCTGCCAGGATTGCGGGCGCGCGTTCTACACCTCCTCCCACCTGCTCGACCACCGACGGAGCCGGCACACCGGGGAGCGGCCGTTCGCCTGCGCCGACTGCGGCAAGGCTTTCGCCCGGCGCGGTCACCTGACCGCCCACCGCCGCGTGCACTCGGGCGCCCGGCCCTTCCGCTGCCCCGTCTGCCAGAAGGACTTTGCCGACCAGTCGCGGCTGGCGGCCCACCGGCGGGCCCACGCGGCCGAGCGGCCCTACCGCTGCTCGGTCTGCCGCCGGGGCTTCCTGGGGGCGGCGGAGCTGCTGCTGCACCAGCGCGGGCACACCGGCGACAAGGCCTACCGCTGTGCCGACTGCGGCCGCGGCTTTGCCAGGGTCAGCGGGCTCCGCGCGCACCGCCGGCTGCACCGGGCCtgagggcgggggcgggggagggggcgtgaGGGGCGCGGTGGGGCACCAATTCCGTGAGGGTGGAGAGTAGAGGAAAGTGGGGCACCAATTTCGTGAGGGTGGAGAGTAGAGGAAAGTGGGGCACCAAttttgtgagggggagagtagagGATAAGGGGGCACCAATTTTGTGAGAGGGAGAGTAGAGGAAAGTGGGGCACCAAttttgtgagggggagagtagagGAAAGTGGGGCACCAATTTTGTGAGGGTGGAGAGTAGAGGATAAGGGGGCACCAAttttgtgagggggagagtagagGATAAGGGGGCACCAAttttgtgagggggagagtagagCATAAGGGGGCACCAATTTTgtgagggggaagagggaaaggagaggggggcatCAATTttatgaggggagaggagaggagaagtgagggggagagtagaggagaagggggcaccaattttgtgagggggagagtagagGATAAGGGGGCACCAAttttgtgagggggagagtagagGAAAGTGGGGCACCAATTTTGTGAGGGTGGAGAGTAGAGGAAAGTGGGGGCACCAAttttgtgagggggagagtagagGATAAGGGGGCACCAAttttgtgagggggagagtagagGAAAGTGGGGCACCAAttttgtgagggggagagtagagGAAAGTGGGGCACCAAttttgtgagggggagagtagagGATAAGGGGGCACCAAttttgtgagggggagagtagagGAAAGTGGGGCACCAATTTTGTGAGAGGGAGAGTAGAGGAAAGTGGGGCACCAATTTTgtgagggggaagagggaaaggagaggggggcatCAATTttatgaggggagaggagaggagaagtgaGGGGGAGAGTAGAGGAAGGGGTGGCACCAATTTTGTGAGGGGGAGAGTAAATTGACGGGGCCAAGGGAttaacccctccccacccaccccagtcTCCCCACGTCTGCCTCATTTCTCCCTCCGTCCAAATGTAGGGCAAGATCCCACAGGGCAGGGACGGGGGGAGGCCGAAATGGGGCTTTTATGTATTCAGCACGaaggctcccctctcctccctctcccctcccttccctctctcctcccctcccttccctctcacccctccccttccctctctactccctcccccctccccttccccttccctctctccccctccccttccctctctcaactcccctccccttccctcctctctacccctccccttccctctctctacccctccccttccctctctctccccctccccttccccctctctccccctccccttgcctctctctccccctccccttccctctctctacccctccccttccctctctctacaccctcccctttcccctctctccccctccccttccctctctctaccccctccccttccctctctctccccctccccttccccctctctccccctccccttccctctctctacccctccccttccctctctctaccccctccccttccctctctctacccccaccccttccctctctctacccctccccttccccctctctccccctccccttccctctctttccccctccccttccctctctctccccctccccttccctctctctccccctcccttccctctctctccccccaccaccctacCTCACTCTCaagccccgtccctctctctcaagctccctcgctctctctcaagccccctccctctctctcaagccccctccctctctctcaagccccctcgctctctctcaagccccctccctctctctcatgccccctccctctctctcaagccccctccctctctctcaagccccctccctctctctcatgccccctccctccctctctctcaagccccctccctctctctcaagccccctccctctcgctcaagccccctccctctcgctcaagccccctccctctatctcatgccccctccatttctctctcatgcccccgcactctctcccccgccctgtTCGTTCCTgagatggggagagtgagagagagagagagggagatggggtggggggggggtagaaagggtgagagagagtgcgagggagatgggggggaaagagagagggagacggagaaggAGAGAGATTGACGCGCCCCTCAATCCCCCTATAATTAACTTTGTTCCAATTTTAAGAATCTAGTTTCGGACTTAAccacatcactctcaaactcaTTATGAAGCAGGGGATCAGAGAGACAGTCATCAGTTAAGACTTGAGACAAAACCTTTTTGCGATTTGTGGATATGATTGTGAGAATCCCATTctcactcccgtctctctccctcccgcccacaATCCATCTTCCGGCTGTTACCTCTGACCCGGACAAAGGGACCTCGGagggcaggtccacagatccctgaagggagcaggccgggtggataaggtggttaagaagacacacggaacgcttgcctttattggccaaggcgtagaatacaagagcagggaggttatgctcgaactgtatgcaacactggttaggccacagctggagtactgcgtgtacagttctggtcaccgcattacaggaaagatgtgattgcgatagaggagatttaccaggatgttacaccagagagggtacagaggagatttaccaggatgttgcactggagagggtgcagaggagatttaccaggatgttgcactggagagggtacagaggagatttaccaggatgttgcactagagaaggtacagaggagatttaccaggatgttgcactggagagggtacagaggagatttaccaggatgttgcactagagagggtacagaggtgatttaccaggatgttgcactggagagggtacagaggagatttaccaggatgttgcactggagagggtacagaggagatttaccaggatgttgcactacagagggtacagaggagatttaccaggatgttgcactggagagggtacagaggagatttaccaggatgttgcactagagaaggtacagaggagatttaccaggatgttgcactagagagggtacagtggagatttaccaggatgttgcactggagagagtacagaggagatttaccaggatgttgcactagagagggtacagaggtgatttaccaggatgttgcactgaagagggtacagaggagatttaccaggatgttgcactggagagggtacagtggagatttaccaggatgttgcactagagagggtacagaggagatttaccaggatgttgcactggagagggtacagaggagatttaccaggatgttgcactagagagggtacagaggagatttaccaggatgttgcactggagagggtacagaggagatttaccaggatgttgcactggagagggtacagaggagatttaccaggatgttgcactagagagggtacagaggagatttaccaggatgttgcactggagagggtacagaggagatttaccaggatgttgcactggagagggtacagaggagatttaccaggatgttgcactggagagggtacagaggagatttaccaggatgttgcactggggagggtacagaggagatttaccaggatgttgcactggggagggtacagaggagatttaccaggatgttgcactggagagggtacagaggagatttaccaggatgttgccgggactggagaattttagcgatgaggaaagattggataggctggggttgttttctttggaacagaggaggctgaggggagacctgattgaggtgtataaaatgatgaggggcctggatagagtggataggacggacctgtttcccttggcagaggggtcaacaaccagagggcgtgGATTgacagtaattggggggaggtttagagggggaaatgtcttcacccagaggtggggggtgggggtctggggcagggtctgggacggaactcacggcctgaaagggcgttcgaggcagaaaccctcaccacagcaggcagtgcaccttgaagtgccgtacgctacagggcgagggagcgagagcgggaaagtgggattaagccggGATGGCTCTCGGTCGGCCGGCGCCaggcggacacggtgggccggatTGGCCaccctccgtgctgtaaacttctatgatttccctgtcccaccctctctctctctctctccgtgtctctctccgtctctctctctgtctctctctctccgtctctctctctccctctttctacctctctctctctctctctgtctccttctctgtttctctctctcctctctctctctccctctctctgtctctccctctctctgtctctctgtctctctctgtctctctctccctcgctctgtctctctgtctctctccctctctctctctctggctccctctgtccctctctttgtctccctcgctctctctctctctgtctctctctctgtctccctctctctctctgtctccctcgctctctctctctctctgtctccctctctctctctgtctctctccctctctctgtctctctctccctcgctctgtccctctgtctctctctttgtctccctcgctctctctctcactctgtctctctctctgtctccctctctctctctgtctccctcgctctctctctcactctgtctctctctctgtctctctctctctctgtctccctcgctctctctctctctctctctctctctctctatgtgtctctctctctgtctctctctgtctccattggGGAGCACAGCATCATGACAGAGTGTCTCATGCCCAAAATGCCACCTATCTCGATGagaggactgccgtatgaggagagattgggtcgactgggcctgtattcactggagtttagaagaacgagagggggatCTGATTGATCAAATTCTGACgggggggttggacagactggatgcggggaggatgttttcccggggggctgggaagtctagaacaagggctcacacacTCTCGGGATACAGGgtcggaaatttaggagcgagatgaggagaaaggtcttcactcagaggttggtgaacctgtggaattctctgccacagaaggccaagccactgaatatatttacgagggcgatggatagatttctagacacaaaaggcatcaaggggtcggggggagaaagcaggaatatggagtTGAGATCGAGGGTCagcccgtgatcgtattaaatggcggtgcaggctcgaggggccgaatagccgaccaCTGCTCCAATTTTCTATGAAAGGAACGGTTCAGAGCCACTCTTCTGCTCCCCTGAGCTACGGCATCGGAACACAAGGGGACGATGATAGAGCGATCTCGTGTGATCTGCAAATCTCTTCTCCCCCACGTCTCCCAGCACAATCGATCGAATAGCCAGcccagaagtggccctagaaatagtggatgcattggtggtcatttttcaacagtccatcgactctggatcagttccctatggactggagggtcgctaatgtaaccccactttttaaaaaaggagggagagagaaaacgggtaattatagaccggttagcctgacatcggtggtgggagaaaatgctggaatcaattattaaaggatgaaatagcagcgcatttggaaagcagggacaggatcggtccgagtcaacatggatttatgaaaggggaaatcatgcttgacaaatctcctagaattttttgaggatgtaactggtggagtggacaagggagcaccagtggatgtggtgtatttggactttcaaaaggcttttgacaaggtcccacacaagagattggtgcgcaaaattaaagcacatggtattggtggtaatgtactgacggggatcgagaactggttggcagacaggaagcagagagtcgggataaacgggtccttttcagaacgg
The Pristiophorus japonicus isolate sPriJap1 unplaced genomic scaffold, sPriJap1.hap1 HAP1_SCAFFOLD_3438, whole genome shotgun sequence DNA segment above includes these coding regions:
- the LOC139250079 gene encoding zinc finger protein 239-like, whose protein sequence is MEDQPPVPASSQEEEEEEEEVEEGGRVRRRQRRRRSAAAGGRRHPCPDCEKAAAAEETVAAAKKKRPRGAGGGRKRGRAAAATAMTSAAGAPAPKKKKASFACQDCGKSFGRSSTLAVHRRIHTGEKPFACQDCGRAFYTSSHLLDHRRSRHTGERPFACADCGKAFARRGHLTAHRRVHSGARPFRCPVCQKDFADQSRLAAHRRAHAAERPYRCSVCRRGFLGAAELLLHQRGHTGDKAYRCADCGRGFARVSGLRAHRRLHRA